A genome region from Hippopotamus amphibius kiboko isolate mHipAmp2 chromosome 1, mHipAmp2.hap2, whole genome shotgun sequence includes the following:
- the GJA5 gene encoding gap junction alpha-5 protein yields MGDWSFLGEFLEEVHKHSTVIGKVWLTILFIFRMLVLGTAAESSWGDEKADFQCDTLQPGCENVCYDQAFPISHIRYWLLQVIFVSTPSLAYLGHAVHTVRVQEKRKQREAERAKEVRGAGFYEYPVAEKTELTCWQEVNGRIIIRGTLLNTYVCSILIRTTMEVAFIVGQYLLYGIFLDTLHVCRRSPCPHPVNCYVSRPTEKNVFIVFMLAVAGLSLFLSLAELYHLGWKKIRRRFVKSQRGVSECQLPGSSARMVQSCTPPPDFNQCLENGPGGKFFNPFSNKIASLQNTDNLATEQVRGQEQIPGEGFIHMRYAQKPEVPNEGSPDHHLPHGYQSDKRCLSKASSKARSDDLSV; encoded by the coding sequence ATGGGGGACTGGAGCTTCCTGGGGGAGTTCCTGGAGGAAGTACACAAGCATTCCACGGTGATAGGCAAGGTCTGGCTCACCATCCTCTTCATTTTCCGCATGCTGGTGCTGGGCACGGCGGCCGAGTCATCCTGGGGGGATGAGAAGGCCGATTTCCAGTGCGATACACTTCAGCCCGGTTGCGAAAACGTCTGCTACGACCAAGCCTTCCCCATCTCCCACATCCGCTACTGGCTGCTGCAGGTCATCTtcgtctccacaccctctctggcgtACTTGGGCCACGCCGTGCACACGGTGCGCGTGCAGGAGAAGCGGAAGCAACGCGAGGCCGAGAGGGCCAAAGAGGTTCGGGGCGCCGGCTTTTACGAGTACCCAGTGGCCGAGAAGACAGAGCTGACCTGCTGGCAAGAAGTGAACGGCAGGATCATCATCCGGGGCACGCTGCTCAACACCTATGTCTGCAGCATCCTGATCCGCACCACCATGGAGGTggccttcattgtgggccagtaCCTCCTCtacgggatcttcctggacacgCTGCATGTCTGCCGCAGGAGTCCCTGCCCCCATCCCGTCAACTGCTACGTGTCCCGGCCCACGGAGAAGAATGTCTTCATTGTCTTTATGCTGGCTGTGGCTGGACTGTCGCTTTTCCTCAGCCTTGCTGAACTCTACCACCTGGGCTGGAAAAAGATCAGACGGCGATTTGTCAAGTCACAGCGCGGCGTGAGTGAGTGCCAACTTCCTGGTTCCTCTGCCCGCATGGTCCAGAGCTGCACACCGCCCCCTGACTTCAATCAGTGCCTGGAGAATGGCCCTGGGGGGAAATTCTTCAATCCCTTCAGTAACAAGATAGCCTCCCTGCAGAACACAGATAACCTGGCCACAGAGCAAGTGCGAGGCCAGGAGCAGATTCCTGGAGAGGGTTTCATTCACATGCGGTATGCCCAGAAGCCTGAGGTGCCCAACGAAGGCTCCCCAGATCACCACCTCCCCCATGGCTACCAGAGTGACAAGCGCTGTCTCAGCAAGGCCAGCAGCAAGGCCAGGTCAGATGACCTATCAGTGTGA